GCAGCCCGGGATGGCGATGGAGGATCTGCGCAAGCTGCTGGGCAAGCCGGCGCGGCGCACGCCCTATCCGCTGAAGAACGAAACCGCGTGGGAATGGCGCTGGGTGCAACCGCCGAACTCGCCGATGGTGTTCACCGCCACGCTGAACGACGATCAGCGAGTGGTGAGCGCGGGCTCATCGCCCGATCGCAGCACCGAGGCGAACGCCAACTAGTGAGCCGCTGCGGGCATGCCGGTCCGTAACTCTTCCGCGAAGCCCGAGCGCTCCATCACCTCGAGCGGCTGCGCCTGCACCGAGTCGATCCGAAGCACGCCGCCGCGCGCCAGCACGGCTTTGTGCACCTGGCGCAGCGCGTCGAGTCCGGTCGTGTCGAGCAGGATCAGGTGCATCGCGTCGAGCACCACCGTCAGGCCGCGAGGCGCCCTCTCGATGGCTTGCACCGTCGGGTCGAGCTTGGCGGCGGCGCCGAAGAAAAGGGCTCCGTAGAGCCGGAAGGTCAGCACCGGCGGCTCCAGCGCCACCATCTCGACGCTGAACAGCTTGCTCATGCGGCGCACGAACAGCGCACAGGCCAGCACGATGCCCGCCTGCACCGCCACCGTGAGGTCGAACACGACGGTCAGGAAGAAGGTCCCCAGCATCAGCACGCGGTAGTCGCGGCTGGCGCGACGCAGGATGTAGGGCGACAACTCCCGCCACTCTCCCATGTTCCAGCCCACGAAGAGCAGGATGCCGGCCAGCACCGACAGCGGCACGTGCTGGGCGAGCGGCGCCGCCAGCAGCACCACCACCAGCAGCGTGATTGCATGCACGATGCCGGCAACGGGCGAGTTCGCGCCCGCGCGCACGTTGGTCACGGTGCGGGCGATGGTGCCGGTGGCCGGCATACCGCCGAAGAAGGGCGTGACCAGGTTCGCCACGCCTTGCGCCATCAGTTCCTGGTTCGGATCGTGGCGCGGCAGGCCGCTGACCTGGTCGGCGACACGCGCGCACAGCAGCGATTCGATTGCGCCCAGCAGCGCAATGGTGAGAGTGGGTGTCACCAGCTGCTTGACGGTTTCCCAGGTGAACTCGGGGAGCGCAAAGCTCGCCATGCCTTGCGGAATGCCGCCGAATCGGGTGCCGATGGTCTCCACCGGCAGGCTGAAGCCCCAGGACACCAGCGTGAGCGTGACGAGCGCGACGATCGGCCCCGGTACGCGCGAACCGGCGCGCACGGCGCGCAGCTCGGCGATCCGGCCCAGCACGAGGCGCACCCCGTAGCCGAAACGCGTCTTGTCGTGCAGCAGCGTAGGCCATACGAACAGTCCGATGAGGCAGGCCGAGCCGAGCCCGAAGGCATACGGATTGAAGGAGCCGATGTGGATGGCCAGCGTGTGCAACTGCGAGAACATGTCGGCCGGCATCTTCGGGATGGTCAGCCCCAGCCAGTCCTTGAGCTGCGAGATCAGAATGAGCGCTGCGATGCCGTTGGTGAAGCCGATCACGATCGACACCGGCACGTAGCGCACCAGCGTGCCGAGCCGGAACAGCCCCATCAGGAACAGCAACACCCCGGCTCCGGCGGTGGCGATCAGCAGATTGGCCACGCCGTAGCGCTCGACGATGCCGTAGACGATCACGATGAAGGCGCCGGCCGGCCCGCCGATCTGCACCGCCGATCCGCCCAGGGCCGCGACCAGGAAGCCGGCGATGATCGCGGTCCAGATGCCGGCCTCCGGCTTGAGCCCGGAGGCGATGGCGAAGGCCATGGCCAGCGGCAATGCCACGATGCCCACCGTGAGGCCGGCGCCGAGGTCCTTGAGAAAGCGCTGTTGGTTGTAGCCGGCCAGCGCGTCGATCAGCCGGGGACGAAAGCGTGCGATCGGTGGGGGCGAACTCATGGCGCTATTGTGGATGCGCCTTCTTGCCCGGGCTCAGCGGGATTCGTCGTCGCCGGGCAGCACTGCGTCGGCCGCGGCGCCCACCGCCTTGCCGGTGATGCGCGCGGTGCCGATGGCCGCATCGGCTGCCAGGCCCACGGCGCCGGCGGTCACGCTCACCGCGGTGCTGGCCACGGTGACCACGGCACAGCCGCCCAGCGGCAGGCCGCATGCGAGGATGAGGATGGCGGACAGTGCAATGTGCTTCATGGGCAGGCTGCGATCAGGTCGGGGGCGCGTCAGCGTACCCGCATGCCGGGTTGAGCGCCAGGCCAGGGCTCCAGCACGTAGATCCCGGGCTCGGCCTTCTCGTCGGCATGACTGGCAGCCAGCACCATGCCTTCGGAAATACCGAACTTCATCTTGCGCGGCGCCAGGTTGGCGACCAGCACGGTGAGCTTGCCGACCAGCTGCTCGGGCTGGTAGGCCGAGGCGATGCCGGAGAACACGTTGCGCGTGCGGCCTTCGCCGGCATCGAGCGTGAGGTGCAGCAGCTTGGTGGAGCCCTCGACCTTCTGACAGGCCACGATCTTCGCGATGCGCAGGTCGATCTTTGCGAAGTCGTCGATGGTGATGGTTGGCGCGATGCCTTCGCCGCCGGGCAGGGCAGTGGCTGCGGCGGCTTCTGCCATCGGCTCGGGCGCCTCGAACAACTGGTCGATCTGCTTGGCGTCGACGCGCTGCATCAGGTGCTTGTACTCGGCGATCGCGTGGCCTTCGCCAAGCAGCCGCGCCGCATCGGCGAACAGCAGCGGCTCGCTGCGCAGGAAGCCCTCGACCTGCGCGGCGAGCGCCGGCAGCACCGGCTTCAGGTAGATGGTCATCAGGCGGAAAGCCTCGATGCAGGTGGTGCACACATCGTGCAGGCGCACTTCCATCCCGGCCTGCTTGGCGAGCTCCCAGGGCTTGTTCTGGTCCACGTACTCGTTGACCTTGTCGGCCAGCGCCATGATCTCGCGCAGCGCGCGGGCGAAGTCGCGCCCGTCGTACAGCGCGGCGAGCGGCCGGGCTGCTTCCTGCAGCGTCGCCAGCAGCGCGGCGCCATCGGTGCTCACGATGCCCAGCTTGCCGCCGAAGCGCTTGGCGACGAAGCCGGCCGCGCGGCTCGCGATGTTGATGTACTTGCCGATCAGGTCCGCGTTCACGCGGGCGATGAAGTCGTCGGGGTTGAAGTCGACGTCCTCCACCTTGGCGTTGAGCTTGGCCGCGATGTAGTAGCGCAGCCACTCGGGGTTCATGCCGATCGAGAGGTACTTGAGCGGGTCGATGCCGGTGCCGCGGCTCTTGCTCATCTTCTCGCCCGAGACGGTGATGAAGCCGTGCACGTTCACCTGGCCGGGCGTCTTGCGGCCGCTGAACTGCAGCATCGCGGGCCAGAACAGCGTGTGGAAGTAGACGATATCCTTGCCGATGAAGTGAACCTGCTCCACTGCCGGATCGGCCACGAAGTCGTCGAAGCTTTGCGTGGTGCGCGAGGGCTCGTGCCAGTGGGCCGCCGCCTGGCCCTTGTCGAAGTGGTTCTTCAGGCTGGCCAGGTAGCCGATGGGCGCGTCCAGCCAGACGTAGAAATACTTGCCCGGTGCATCCGGGATCTCGATGCCGAAATAGGGCGCCTCGCGCGAGATGTCCCAGTCCGCCATGCCGGCCTCGAACCACTCGCCGGCCTTTTTCGCCATCTCCGGCTGCAGCTTGCCGTCCTGCGTCCAGGTCTTGAGGAAGTCGACCACCTTCGGATCGGAGAGCTTGAAGAAGAAGTGCTCGGAGCTGCGCAGCTCGGGGGCCGCGCCGGTCAGCGTCGAATACGGGTTGATCAGTTCGGTGGGCGCGTACACGCTGCTGCACACCTCGCACGAATCGCCGTACTGGTCCTTGGCGTGGCACACCGGGCATTCGCCCTTGATGTAGCGGTCGGGCAGGAACATGCCCTTCACCGGATCGTAGAACTGCTCGATGGTGCGCGTGGCGATCATGCCCGCCGCCTTGAGCTTCCTGTAGATGCCCTGGGCGAGCTCGGTGTTCTCCGGGCTGTCGGTGGAGTGCCAGTTGTCGAAGCGGATGTGGAAGCCGTCGAGGTATTCCTTGCGGCCGGCCGCGATCTCGCCGACGAATTCCTGCGGCGTCTTGCCGGCCTTCTCGGCCGCGATCATGATCGGCGCGCCGTGCGCATCGTCGGCGCCAACGAAGTGCACCATGTGCCCCTGCATGCGCTGGAACCGCACCCAGATGTCGGCCTGGATGTATTCCATGATGTGGCCGACGTGGAACTTGCCGTTGGCATACGGCAGGGCGGTGGTAACGAAGAGCTTGCGCTGGGGCATCGAGGGCGCTTTCTGGGGGAACGGACGGGAGCCGGCGGCCGTGCGGCCGGCGGGAGGGGCATTTTAGGCGGCGCACGGCGCTTACACTTTGGCCCCCATTCGAGCCGCTGCCATGACCTCTGCCCTGCCGATCCTGTCCGCCGTCGAAACCCGCGTCCTCGGCGTGCTGGCCGAGAAGCAGCGCACCGTGCCCGACAGCTACCCGCTGACGCTCAACACCCTGGTGGCCGGGTGCAACCAGAAGACCAGCCGCAACCCGCTGATGGAGCTGTCCGAGACCGAGGTCCAGGCCGCGCTGGACAGCCTCAAGGGCTACAGCCTCGTCATGGAGTCCAGCGGCGGGCGCGTCGCGCGCTACGAGCACAACATCGAGCGCGTGCTGCGCGTGCCCTCCCAGTCGACCATCCTGCTGACGGTGCTGATGCTGCGCGGCCCGCAGACCGCCGGCGAGCTGCGCATCGCCACCGAGCGGATGCACAACTTCGCCGACATCTCCTCGGTCGAGGCCTTCCTGGACGAGCTGGCAGAGCGGCCGGCCGGCGCGCTGGTCGTGAAGCTCGCGCGACTGCCGGGGGCGCGCGAGAACCGCTGGATGCAGCTGCTCTCTGGACCGCCTTCGGAGCAGGCGATGGAGACGGCGGGGGCGCCGGCCGGTCGCGGCGACGCTTCGCTCGGCGAGGTGGCGGCGCTGAAGGCCAACGTCGCCCGGCTCGAGGCCGAGGTCGCGGCCCTCAAGGCGCTGACCGCGCGCATCTGTTCGGAACTGGGCATCGCCGACCAGGCCTGAAGCCCCGCGCATGAAGGACGCGGTCTTCTTCCGCCCCTCGACCTGGGCGACCCCGCTGCCCCACCCGTGCACAGTTCGAAAGTGCCTTCCTGGCGGCCGGCGCCGAGTCGGCCGCCTCCTTCCTGACCAACGGCATGCTGGCGTGTAGGGTGAACGCGGGGCCGGCGAACCCCTCCTTGGCGCCGCACTAGACTACCGGCCATCAGGAGCCCCCATGACCGTTACACCCCAGGCGCTCGCCGAAGCGCTCAAGACCGTCCTCGACCCCAACACGGGCAAGGACTTCGTCAGCACCAAATCGCTGAAGAACCTCCAGATCCACGAGGGCGATGTCTCCTTCGACATCGAGCTCGGCTACCCCGCCAAGAGCCAGGCCCCGGCGCTGCGCAAGGCGCTGGTCGCGGCGGCGAAGACCGTGCCGGGCGTCGAGAACGTCTCGGCCAACATCGCGACCAAGGTGATCAGCCATGCCGTGCAGCGCGGCGTGCAGCTGATGCCCAACGTCAAGAACATCATCGCCGTGGCCTCGGGCAAGGGCGGCGTGGGCAAGAGCACCACTGCCGCCAACCTCGCGCTTGCCCTCGCGGCGGAGGGGGCCAGTGTCGGCCTGCTCGATGCCGACATCTACGGCCCCAGCCAGCCGATGATGCTGGGCATCTCGCGCCGCCCCGAGAGCGAGGACGGCAAGACCATGGAGCCGCTGGAGAACCACGGCGTGCAGGTGATGTCCATCGGCTTCCTGGTCGACCAGGACGAGGCCATGATCTGGCGCGGCCCCATGGCCACGCAGGCGCTGGAGCAGCTCCTGCGCCAGACCAACTGGAAGGACCTCGACTACCTGATCGTCGACATGCCGCCCGGCACCGGCGACATCCAGCTCACGCTGTCGCAGCGCGTGCCGATGACCGGCGCGGTGATCGTCACCACCCCGCAGGACATCGCGCTGCTCGACGCCAGGAAGGGCATCAAGATGTTCGAGAAGGTGGGCGTTCCCATCCTCGGCATCGTGGAGAACATGGCGGTGCACGTGTGCTCCAACTGCGGCCACGTCGAGCACATCTTCGGTGCCGAGGGCGGCAAGAAGATGGCCGAGCAGTACGACATGGCCTACCTGGGCGCGCTGCCGCTGGACATCAACATCCGGCTGCAGGCCGACAGCGGCAAGCCGACGGTGGTGGCCGACCCCGATGGCGAAGTGGCGGGCATCTACAAGGCGGTCGCGCGCCGGGTCGCGGTGGGCATCGCCGAGAAGGCCAAGGACTTCTCGGCGAAATTCCCGACCATCACGGTCAGCAAAAACACTTGACGTTGCCTGCATGAACCTGCTCGCCTCGATGCGCTACCTGGTCGCGCTGAGCGAGCACCGCCACTTCGGCCGCGCCGCGCAGGCCTGCTACATCACGCAGCCGGCGCTGTCGAACGCGCTGCGCGCATTGGAATCCGAGTTCGGCGTGGTGATCGTCAAGCGCGGACGCACCTATGCAGGCCTCACGCACGAGGGCGAGGCGGTGCTGGCCGCGGCGCACCGCATGCTGCACGAGAACGAGGTGCTGCAACAGCTGCTCAAGAGCGAGGAAGCGCATCCGCGCGGCGGCCTGCGCATGGCCGCCGTGCCGACCGCGATTCCCATGCTGGCGCGCTTCGCGGCGCGGCTGCAGGCCCGGCATCCGGGCATCGCGCCGACCGTGCTGTCGATGAGCTCGCTGGAGCTGGAGACCGGGCTGGAGAACCTGTCGCTGGACATCGCCCTCGGCTACACCGAGCGCATGCACCTGCGCGAGGTCAAGCTCACGGCCTGGCCGCAGAGCATCGAGCACTACTTCCTGCTGCGCCGCGGCAAGCAAGCCGAGACGGCGACCCTGCGCATCGGCGCCCCCATCGGCTGGGCCGAGGCGGCGCGCCTGCCGCTGTGCCTGCTCACGCCGGAGATGCACAACCGCGCCATCGTCGACCAGGCCTTCGCGACGGCGGGCGCCACCGTCGTGCCGGCCATCGAAACCAATTCGGTGCTGACGCTCGCGCTCAGCGTGATCTCGGGCGAGGTCTGCGCGGTGCTGCCTGGCGCCATGGTGGATGCGGTGCGCGGCCAGGGCGCCCTCGAGGCGCTGCCCCTGGTGGCGCCGGAAGTGCGCACGCCGATCGGCTTCATGACCCAGACGGCCGTTCGGCCCTCCCGCGCGCTCGACGCCGCGCTGGCGATGCTGCAGGAGCCGGCCTGGCGCGCCGAGGTGGCGGCGCACAGCGGCTCGCTCGGTGCCTCCACGGGCGCCTCCTCCCCGATGGCCTGAGTCGGCGGCTAGACGAGCGATTTCGCGTTGGTGAGCACGTAGTCGCAGGCCTGGGTCTTGAGCTTGGCGCCCAAGCTCTTGAGGTTGAGCGAAGCGCCGTCGCTGCCTTGCAGCAGACCCTTGCTTCCATTGGCGAACCCCGTCTGCTGCGCCTTGTTGCCGGTGACCATGCCCAGCAGCTTGTCCTTGACTCCACCGGCCGCGTTGTTGCTCAGGTAGTTGTTCTTGATGCAGTACTGGAGCACGCCGGCTGCATTGCCCATGCTGCTCGCTCCGATGGCTGGCATCGAAATGCCGAGGCTCTTGGCGAGCGCGGCGCCGGCGGCCCCCGTCGTTCCGGCATTGCCGGCGGTGCCCGACTCGGTTCCTGCGTTCGCGCCGCCCAGGTTGTTCTTGAGCGCATCGAGCATCTGGTTCTGGGCAAAGCTCGCCTGCGCAAGGGCCAGCAGCGCGGCGGTGGCCACTATCGTTGGAAAGTGCATGATCGTCTCCAGCGGAGCCTGATGCCCCGTCCGGGTCAGGATAGCGCGAAAGGTCTGCGCGGGGCTGCGCGCCGCTGGCGGCCTTCATTTCCAAATTGAATCACCCGATGTGTGGATTCAATTTGCCAAGCGTCCCGGCCCGCTCCACAGTGCAACCGCGGCATCCCGCCGTCGACGGCCGAGGCAATGAACCACCCAGGCACCCAGAACGAGATCCAGGCGATCCCCCTCGCCACCCCAGACCAGTTGCGCGACCGCATCCGCCGCAAGAGCAAGCTCAAGGGGCGCCAGCCCGAGGCTGAGGCGCTGCGGGAAGTGCGCGAGCTCATCGGCCCGAATCCCGACGGCGGCTGGCCCCGCGACCTTCTCATCGAGCACCTGCACCGGCTCAACGACGCCTGCCTCGGCCTGCACGACCGGCACCTGGTGGCCCTGGCCTCGCTCACGAACATCCCGATGGCCGAGGTCTACGAGGTCGCGACCTTCTATCACCACTTCGAGATCCTGCGCGGCGACCAGCAGGCTCCCGGCCTCACCGTGCGCGTGTGCGACGGACTGGCCTGCGAGCTGGCGGGCGCACAGGACCTGCTGGCGCGGCTGCCCGCGCTGCTGGGTGCGGCGGGCCGCCAGGACGTGCGTGTGATCTCCGCGCCCTGCATCGGCCGCTGCGAGCAGGCGCCCGCCGCGGCGGTTCACCAGCGCGCCGTGCCGATGGCGAACCCGGACAAGATCCTGCAGGCGCTCGAATCGCCGCCGCCGCCCCGCGAGACCGGGCATTTCGTGCCCTCGGACTTCGCCGAAAAAAGCGTGACGCCAGCGCTCGATGCGGTGCAGACGCTGCCGCCCTTCACCGACTACGCCACCTACCGCGCCCACGGCGGCTACGCCCTGGCGGCGGCACTGGTCAACGGCGAGCAGGACGCCGAGGCCGTGATCCAGGCCATGGAAGACTCCGGCCTGCGCGGCCTCGGCGGCGCGGGCTTCCCGGCAGGGCGCAAGTGGCGCATCGTGCGCGAGCAGCCGGCGCCCCGGCTGATGGCCGTCAACATCGACGAGGGCGAGCCCGGCACCTTCAAGGACCGCGCCTACCTCGAGCGCGATCCGCACCGTTTCCTCGAAGGCCTGCTGATCGCGGCGCAGGTGGTGGGCACCGAGGCCTGCTACATCTACCTGCGGGACGAATACCACGACTGCCGCGCACTGCTGGAAGCAGAGCTGGCCAGGCTCCAGGCCGACCCGCCCTGCGAGCTGCCGCGCATCGAGCTCAGGCGCGGCGCCGGCGCCTATATCTGCGGCGAGGAGTCCGCGATGATCGAGAGCATCGAGGGCAAGCGCGGCGAGCCCCGCATGCGTCCGCCCTACATCGCGCAGGTCGGCCTGTTCGGCCGGCCCACGCTGGAGCACAACTTCGAGACCCTCTATTGGGTGCGCGACATCGTCCAGCGGGGCCCCCAGTGGTTCAGCGGCTTCGGCCGCCACGGGCGCAAGGGGCTGCGCAGCTTCAGCGTGAGCGGCCGGGTGAAGCAGCCCGGCGTCAAGCTCGCGCCAGCGGGCATCACGGTGCAGGAGCTGATCGACGAGTACTGCGGCGGCATGATCGACGGCCACCAGCTCTACGCCTACCTGCCGGGCGGCGCCTCGGGCGGCATCCTGCCGGCCCGCATGAACGACATCCCGCTGGACTTCGACACCCTGCAGCCCTACGGCTGCTTCATCGGCTCCGCCGCCGTGATGGTGCTGAGCCAGCACGACAAGGCGCGCGATGCGGCGCGCAACGTAATGCGCTTCTTCGAGCATGAGAGCTGCGGCCAGTGCACGCCCTGCCGCGTCGGCACGGCCAAGGCCGCGGCGCTGATGGAGGCGCCGGTGTGGGACCAGGCCACGCTCGAGGACCTGGCGCAGGTCATGGGCGATGCGTCGATCTGCGGGCTCGGGCAGGCGGCGCCCAACCCCATCCGCTGCATCCAGAAGTATTTTCCGCAGGAGATCGAATGAACGCGCCCGCCAAGCTGAACGAACTGATGCCGCAGACCGTCGAATTCAAGCTCGACGGCCGTGCGGTCCAGGCCTTCGAGGGCGAGAGCATCCTGCAGGCCGCGCAGCGGCATGGGGTGGAGATCCCGCGGCTCTGCTACAAGGAAGGGCTGCGGCCGGATGGCAATTGCCGCTCCTGCGTGGTCGAGGTGAAGGGTGAGCGCGTGCTGGCGCCGAGCTGCTGCCGCAATGTGACCGCCGGCATGGAGGTGCAGGCGACGAGCGAGCGGGCGTTGAAGAGCCAGCGGATGGTGGTCGAGATGCTGCTGTCCGACATGCCCGATGCGGGCTACAAGTGGAACGATGAAGGCCTTGGCGAGGCGGCCGGCGGCAGATCGGTTGGCCAGCATGGCGAACTCAGCGAATGGGCCGAGCGTCTGGAAGTGGACGTCCGCCCGGCCTTCAAGGCCCTGCGCCGCGAACAGCCCCGACCCGACGTCTCCCACCCCGCCATGGCCGTCAACCTCGACGCCTGCATCCAGTGCAACCGCTGCGTGCGTGCCTGCCGCGAGGAGCAGGTCAACGACGTCATCGGCTACGCCATGCGCGGGGCCGGCTCGAAGATCGTCTTCGACCTCGACGACCCGATGGGCGACAGCACCTGCGTGGCCTGCGGCGAATGCGTGCAGGCCTGCCCCACCGGCGCCCTGATGCCCAAGAGCCATATCGGCTCGCAGCAGGTCGACCGCAAGGTCGATTCGGTCTGCCCCTTCTGCGGCGTGGGTTGCCTGATCACCTACAACGTCAAGGACGAGAAGATCGTCAGCGTCGACGGCCGCGACGGCCCGGCCAACCATGGCCGGCTCTGCGTCAAGGGGCGCTTCGGCTTCGACTACGCGCACCATCCGCAGCGCCTCACCAAGCCCCTGATCCGCAAGCCCGGCGTGCCCAAGGGTTTCAGCGACGCGCCGCGCCCGGGCGACTGGCAAGACACCTTCCGCGAGGCGAGCTGGGAAGAGGCGCTCGAGCTCGCGGCCGGCAAGCTCAAGGACCTGCGCGACACGCACGGCAACAAGGCACTGGCCGGCTTCGGCTCCGCCAAGGGCAGCAACGAAGAGGCCTATCTGTTCCAGAAGCTGGTGCGCACCGGCTTTCGCAGCAACAACGTCGACCACTGCACGCGCCTGTGCCATGCCTCCAGCGTGGCGGCCCTGCTCGAAGGCGTGGGCTCGGGCGCGGTGAGCAACCAGGTCAACGATGTGGAGCATGCAGACCTGATCTTCGTCATCGGCTCCAACCCGACCGCCAATCATCCGGTGGCCGCGACCTGGATGAAGAACGCCGCCAAGCGCGGCGCGAAGATCGTGCTGGCCGATCCGCGCATCACCGACATCGGCAGGCACGCATGGCGCACCCTGCAATTCAAGGCCGACACCGACGTGGCCATGCTCAACGCGCTGATCCACACGGTCATCGAAGAGGGCCTGGTCGACGAGGCCTTCGTGCGCGATCGCGCCAGCAACTTCGAGGCGCTGCGCGAGAACGTCAAGGGCTACAGCCCCGAGGCCATGGCGCCGATCTGCGGCATTCCGGCCGAGACGCTGCGCGAGGTCGCGCGCGCCTTCGCCACGGCCCGTGGCGCGATGGTGCTGTGGGGCATGGGCATCAGCCAGCACGTGCACGGCACCGACAACGCGCGCTGCCTGATCGCGCTGGTCACCGTCACCGGCCAGATCGGCAAGCCCGGCTCGGGCCTGCATCCGCTGCGCGGCCAGAACAACGTGCAGGGCGCGAGCGACGCCGGGCTGATCCCGATGATGTTCCCCAACTACCAGCGCGTCGACGAGCCGGGTGCGCATGCGTGGTTCGAGAACTTCTGGGGCGTGCCGCTGGACGAGAAGCCCGGCTACACGGTGGTCGAGATCATGCACAAGGCGCTGGCGCCCGATGACGATCCGCACAAGATCCGCGGCATGTACATCATGGGCGAGAACCCCGCGATGAGCGACCCGGACCTCAACCATGCCCGCCATGCGCTCGCCAGCCTGGAGCACCTGGTGGTGCAGGACATCTTCATGACCGAGACGGCCTGGCTGGCCGACGTGGTGCTGCCCGCCAGTGCCTGGCCCGAGAAGACCGGCACGGTGAGCAACACCGATCGCATGGTGCAGCTGGGCAAGCGCGCGTTGAATCCGCCGGGCGACGCGAAGCCCGACCTCTGGATCATCCAGCAGATCGCCGAACGCATGGGCTTACTGTGGAACTACCAGGGCGAGGAATGCGGCGTCGCTGCGGTCTACGAGGAAATGCGCCAGGCCATGCACGCCGCCATCTGCGGCATCAGCTGGGACCGGCTGCAGCGCGAGTCCAGCGTGACGTACCCCTGCCTGAGCGCCGACGATCCGGGCCAGCCGACCGTCTTCATCGACAGCTTCCCGACCGCGGACGGCCGCGTGAAGCTGGTGCCGGCGGACATCATCCCGGCCGACGAGCGCCCCGATGCCCAGTACCCCTTCGTGCTGATCACCGGCCGCCAGCTGGAGCACTGGCACACCGGCAGCATGACGCGGCGCGCGACGGTGCTCGACGCACTGGAGCCCATGGCCACGGCCTCGATGAACCAGGGCGACCTCGATGCGCTGGGCCTGCAGGCGGGCGACGTGATCACCATCCGCTCGCGCCGCGGCGAAGTCGCGATCCATGTTCGCCGTGACGACGGCACGCCGAATGGCGCGGTCTTCGTGCCCTTCGCCTACTACGAAGCCGCTGCCAACCTGATGACGAACGCCGCCCTCGATCCGATGGGCAAGATCCCCGAGTTCAAGTACTGCGCGGTGCAGGTGCTGCCGGGTGGCGTGCCGATGGCGGCGGCCGGCTACGGGACGGGGGCGGTGGAGGCTGCAGCGCATTGAGGAAGGCGGCGGCCACGCGCGAACACGAGGCGCTTGTCCCTGCTGCCCTGAACGGATCGCCTGCTGCGGCCACGCAATAGCCGCGGCGGCGTGTCCATCTGCCGCATCGGCTATCGTCGGGCGCATGAACCCGTCTTCCAGTCCCGCCATCGACGACGGCGCGCGCCCCTCGCTCGAGGTCGCGGTCTTGATGCGGCGCGAACGGCTGCACGGACCTTCCAGCCATTGGCAGCCCTGGCGCTGGACGCTCGAGGGCGTCGTGCCCGACGAGCCCGGCTTCGGCAGCGCGCCGCGCCTGCTGCAGCAGGACGACGAGGTGCAGCGCTGGCTGCACCCCGGCTTCAAGGTCGAATTGTTTCGCGACGACACCGACGGCTACCAACTCAACGCGACCACGCCCATGCCGGGCTGGTTCGTGCTGTGGCGCCTCGAAGAGGAGGCGACGGTGGCGCCCGAGCCGATCGCGCGCCCGTTGGTAGTGACGCTGAGCTACAACGAGGCCGGCCGCTGGCTGGATGCTCAGGAGAACGTCGAGCAGGTGCCGGCGCCGCCCGAGGTGGTGGAATGGCTGCGCACCTGGGTCGACGAGCATCACGTGGCCGAACCCAGGCGCCGCCAGCGGCCCCAGAGCTTCAAGCCGTTGACGGACCGCTTCGGCAACGCGGCCAGCGTGTCGACGGAGAAGAAGCGCGGGCGGGGAGCGGGCGATGTCTGATGGTTTTTTCGAGCGCTGGTCGAGGCGCAAGCAGCAGGCGAGGGAAGGGGAGGTGCCGGA
Above is a window of Variovorax sp. RA8 DNA encoding:
- a CDS encoding NADH-ubiquinone oxidoreductase-F iron-sulfur binding region domain-containing protein; the encoded protein is MNHPGTQNEIQAIPLATPDQLRDRIRRKSKLKGRQPEAEALREVRELIGPNPDGGWPRDLLIEHLHRLNDACLGLHDRHLVALASLTNIPMAEVYEVATFYHHFEILRGDQQAPGLTVRVCDGLACELAGAQDLLARLPALLGAAGRQDVRVISAPCIGRCEQAPAAAVHQRAVPMANPDKILQALESPPPPRETGHFVPSDFAEKSVTPALDAVQTLPPFTDYATYRAHGGYALAAALVNGEQDAEAVIQAMEDSGLRGLGGAGFPAGRKWRIVREQPAPRLMAVNIDEGEPGTFKDRAYLERDPHRFLEGLLIAAQVVGTEACYIYLRDEYHDCRALLEAELARLQADPPCELPRIELRRGAGAYICGEESAMIESIEGKRGEPRMRPPYIAQVGLFGRPTLEHNFETLYWVRDIVQRGPQWFSGFGRHGRKGLRSFSVSGRVKQPGVKLAPAGITVQELIDEYCGGMIDGHQLYAYLPGGASGGILPARMNDIPLDFDTLQPYGCFIGSAAVMVLSQHDKARDAARNVMRFFEHESCGQCTPCRVGTAKAAALMEAPVWDQATLEDLAQVMGDASICGLGQAAPNPIRCIQKYFPQEIE
- the fdhF gene encoding formate dehydrogenase subunit alpha, translating into MNAPAKLNELMPQTVEFKLDGRAVQAFEGESILQAAQRHGVEIPRLCYKEGLRPDGNCRSCVVEVKGERVLAPSCCRNVTAGMEVQATSERALKSQRMVVEMLLSDMPDAGYKWNDEGLGEAAGGRSVGQHGELSEWAERLEVDVRPAFKALRREQPRPDVSHPAMAVNLDACIQCNRCVRACREEQVNDVIGYAMRGAGSKIVFDLDDPMGDSTCVACGECVQACPTGALMPKSHIGSQQVDRKVDSVCPFCGVGCLITYNVKDEKIVSVDGRDGPANHGRLCVKGRFGFDYAHHPQRLTKPLIRKPGVPKGFSDAPRPGDWQDTFREASWEEALELAAGKLKDLRDTHGNKALAGFGSAKGSNEEAYLFQKLVRTGFRSNNVDHCTRLCHASSVAALLEGVGSGAVSNQVNDVEHADLIFVIGSNPTANHPVAATWMKNAAKRGAKIVLADPRITDIGRHAWRTLQFKADTDVAMLNALIHTVIEEGLVDEAFVRDRASNFEALRENVKGYSPEAMAPICGIPAETLREVARAFATARGAMVLWGMGISQHVHGTDNARCLIALVTVTGQIGKPGSGLHPLRGQNNVQGASDAGLIPMMFPNYQRVDEPGAHAWFENFWGVPLDEKPGYTVVEIMHKALAPDDDPHKIRGMYIMGENPAMSDPDLNHARHALASLEHLVVQDIFMTETAWLADVVLPASAWPEKTGTVSNTDRMVQLGKRALNPPGDAKPDLWIIQQIAERMGLLWNYQGEECGVAAVYEEMRQAMHAAICGISWDRLQRESSVTYPCLSADDPGQPTVFIDSFPTADGRVKLVPADIIPADERPDAQYPFVLITGRQLEHWHTGSMTRRATVLDALEPMATASMNQGDLDALGLQAGDVITIRSRRGEVAIHVRRDDGTPNGAVFVPFAYYEAAANLMTNAALDPMGKIPEFKYCAVQVLPGGVPMAAAGYGTGAVEAAAH
- a CDS encoding DUF3305 domain-containing protein, whose protein sequence is MNPSSSPAIDDGARPSLEVAVLMRRERLHGPSSHWQPWRWTLEGVVPDEPGFGSAPRLLQQDDEVQRWLHPGFKVELFRDDTDGYQLNATTPMPGWFVLWRLEEEATVAPEPIARPLVVTLSYNEAGRWLDAQENVEQVPAPPEVVEWLRTWVDEHHVAEPRRRQRPQSFKPLTDRFGNAASVSTEKKRGRGAGDV